In one window of Fusobacteria bacterium ZRK30 DNA:
- the iolC gene encoding 5-dehydro-2-deoxygluconokinase produces the protein MLKFNQNRPMDIIPIGRVAIDFNPTDIHKPLEESKNFNKYVGGSPANIAVGLSRLGKKVGFIGKVSDDSFGKFVTDYFEENNIDTTEVATCKNGESLGLTFTEIKSPTESSILMYRNGIADLMLESNEISEEYIKNAKAIVVSGTALSASPSREACFTAVEYAKKHGTIVIFDVDYRSYTWKSKEEVAIYYSLIGRLSDLIIGSKEEFELMEGIANFEDKSDIAIANRWLAYENKIVVIKHGKEGSVAYTENLSYKIKPFPVKLLKSFGGGDAYASAFIYGLMEGWDIIDALEFGSASAAMLVASHSCSEDMPTVNEIQKFIALKKAEFGEMVARG, from the coding sequence TATTCCTATTGGAAGAGTTGCAATAGATTTTAATCCTACAGATATTCATAAACCGTTGGAGGAGAGTAAAAATTTTAATAAGTATGTTGGAGGATCACCTGCAAATATAGCAGTAGGTCTTTCAAGACTTGGCAAAAAAGTAGGATTTATCGGAAAAGTTTCAGATGATAGTTTTGGAAAGTTTGTTACCGATTATTTCGAAGAAAATAATATAGATACAACAGAGGTAGCAACTTGTAAAAATGGTGAATCTCTTGGACTTACATTTACTGAAATAAAAAGTCCAACTGAAAGTTCTATACTGATGTATAGAAACGGTATTGCGGATCTTATGCTGGAATCCAATGAAATTTCAGAAGAGTATATTAAAAATGCTAAAGCAATTGTTGTATCTGGAACAGCTTTGTCGGCCAGCCCGTCAAGAGAAGCCTGTTTTACAGCGGTAGAATACGCTAAAAAACATGGAACTATTGTGATATTTGATGTGGATTATAGGAGCTATACCTGGAAATCTAAGGAGGAAGTGGCAATCTATTATTCATTGATAGGAAGATTAAGCGACCTGATAATAGGTTCTAAGGAAGAATTTGAATTGATGGAAGGAATTGCTAACTTTGAAGATAAAAGTGATATAGCAATTGCCAATAGATGGTTAGCTTATGAAAATAAAATTGTTGTTATAAAACATGGAAAAGAAGGATCCGTTGCCTACACTGAAAATTTATCTTATAAGATTAAACCATTTCCAGTAAAACTGCTTAAATCCTTTGGCGGAGGAGATGCTTATGCATCTGCATTTATCTATGGGTTGATGGAGGGCTGGGATATTATCGATGCACTGGAATTTGGAAGTGCTTCGGCAGCTATGCTAGTAGCAAGTCACAGTTGTTCAGAAGATATGCCGACTGTAAATGAAATCC